ccttatctgtacgttccgcattggacaggcgcaccaccaaacggtgtatttaggattttgctatatacacgggtcataatcaaagggctgacactactaaattcaatcattgtcaaattgttccctattgtagttttattcagcaatcagcaagactttctaagataactaatataggacaatgctgttgattaaaaaatactccattcctggctAGCCAGGAccttaattaataattaatattaccaatagttgataagttccaggtcgacgggttcaaacagaaagatttgaaagcagagaaaactttgtatcgtataatcgacatgactttatcagatgacaatactaattactaaaataaggcttaggcatagttatatactttaattcaatcacagacccgcgatatcacgggtgtgtacttgtacaaatacattttctgatgtaCATATATGTGCTATACATTTTTAGGTACAAGAATTAGGCAATAATTATACTTCATACTTGTATGCTACATTTACATGTCCATAAACAAGGAAATTGGTATCTCATTCTGCTACCCTTTTTAAACCTTGAACACAGACTTGCATTTTTGCTAAAAGAAATATATCCTGAACCCTTTGTTACAAACAATACATTTTGCTAtagtaaatgtacatgtatattaaaaatagttataatattttaaataaaacaatataaatagctgtttttttcttttaagtaagCATTTAACCACTTTTGCTATAATATTAtctacatttaatatatatttacctTTCATTTATAAATCGAATTCTGTAAAATCAATATGATGTGTATTTGTGAGACTTTGTGCTGCAATTGTTGCCTGTTTAATTGCCATCTTATATGGACCccttttctttttattgtaacGAACTTTAAAATCTTCCAGAAAAGGGTACAAGTCTGAACACTGAATATGTGACATTGTGGAGGATCCAAACCAAGCTAAATGTGCAAGCTGTCGTAAAACAACACCACTCTCTCTTGAACTAACAGTTATTGATAATACCCGTCCTGGCCACCATGGAAATCCTTTAATTTTACCCCAAACAATATCCCCTAATTGAACAGTTCTTCCatcagttttaatacattttgtcaCATCTCTAGTTTGTATTTTCATCATTAATGGACGAAGAACTTCAATGTTTTCATCAAGTTCAACAGGAGGCCCATCTGCCTCTTCCTCCTCCTCCTCATTGTCTTCAGCACTACTCTGACTATCCTCATTGACACTACTAGCATTGAATTGAACTTCGTTGTCATCCTCACTCCCAGCTGACATTATGACATTGTCATCACTCTCTGACATTGAAGTATGGGAACTATCACTAGACACACACGATTCGTTGACTTCTTCAATCGATTTTTCTCTACTTCTCAGTCTATATTCTTTTCTTGGTTTTAAATCTATTTTATCAATACTTTGAACACTTTGTTGAGGTGACATTTTAATATTGTAGGTATTGTCTATATCTCTCCTTGGTGAGAGCCCTTTATTTTGTCTCCATGTATATAGCAAACGAGGTCTTTGAgacataattgtttgtttatttgaatCACAATACTGtaaattatcattattttcatcacattttttaaCCATATCATCTGCAGAATTTTTCAATTCTTCTTCATGTTTCCTTTTGTgctttcttttatgttttttatgaTGATAAATGTCAGCTGAAATATGTTCAGCAACACTGTCATTTTCACATTCCTTTTCAAGCTCCttaaatttcaacttttttaatttcctatgacTAGAATCATCTAATTGATTTACAGTTTTTGGTTCAGAAGATTTGCTATCACCTTTATTAGATACACCATCCACTTCATCTCCATGAAGACGTGGAGGAATTTGTAACACAGTACCCGCTcctatattaatttttataaatggACTAGCTTTGGTCATATTAGTGTTCATCATACTAATTTTGTCTGGTAACTTTTCTAGCTTAATAGTTTTAGAAACACTGTGGTTTTCTGCTTTGAGGTTTTGATTACTAGGTCGTCTGCGGAAGCCTTCTTTGGACGGTGAAgctgttgttttattatttgttgtGTTTTCTGGTTTTGTACCTTGTTTTGGAACAGCAGTTATAGGTACAATACCTTTATCAGTTTCTTGACACATTGCCTTACATTTGTTACACAACATCTGTCGAGGTCTTAGACGAATGTGTTGCCGTGTATTTTTATCTTTGTGTACATTCTTCACAGGAACATGTTCCTTCATCTTATTTTCATGTTGCATGTAGGTATGTCTGAAATATGTGGCAGGAACTTCAATATTTCCATCCTCTGTTTCTATACCATTCCCTTCAGCTCCTTTAAATCTTGAGCAGACACCATGAGgtatatttctgaaataaaaaatgtttttttcaaatattgagaaACAATTTCTGTTTATCCTCAGTctagttttttatgttttgtgaACTGATCTGTTGACTTATTCTTTTTTGCCATAGTGTTGTcaatttggtatctttcgcttctcttttTAGACAAAATGTGGTGTTTATAAATGATTACACAGCTGTTAAAACAAAATCCTGAAAAATTCACCTTTTAATTATTCAACTtccagatatacatgtacaaatatatgcaataatttttttatgttttctgatcCAACTTTTGAAGTTTTCTGCTTTTAAATTAAATACCACCTGTTCTGTTCAACCTCAAAAggttatgtatatataaattacaaaagtaaatattttaacattatgTAATAATATCTGATATTTCTTAGAGTTAGTAAGAACATCAAACAATCAAGAACGAGCACAACAAACTGTACTTATCAGATtgaattttaattgaataaagaAGAGACCTATATTAAACTGCTTGCAATAATATTGAACAAACCTTTGATATCCCCTACCACTAAGTTGACTTAATTAAGTCCCCAAAACATTACATTATCATGAATTCAAATTGGGACAAGTTTGTAAGCTGTGTCACTTAAGAAGAGAGAATTAAAGACCATGTCaaattaaaagtattattttaacTACTTTTTCTTCATAATTCAGAGAGAGTTGCATTCAGACATTGTATTTATGTTGTATAGTTGGATCATCATATGGAACTCTTGCCAAAAATGACTGAATGCTGTTAACTTCCAGTGCCAATTTTAATTCAAGTTCAGGATGACTTGCCCAAAAAATAATTTGAGTAGCTTTGGAAGTCTACTATGTTATTGTTTaacatatttctatttgtatccatctgacgaCTCTTAATTAGGCCTTCTTGAAGTTTTTCAATTGATTTCTATAGTTTATTCTTTATGTTGTACTTAAATAGTGTTTCCTCCAGGTTGTTTTGGCGTGCAAAAGTGCCCTGCCCTTTTAAGGAAAAATTATTGGTGCCGTGGCTTTTTCCGTCATATAGTAGATACCCCACATGGTTCATCAAGTCATCTTTTGGCAAGACCATTTCGAGTTATTTCCCTTGGAacgaaatcaaaattttaatggGCAACATTTCATTGAATTTCGTAATTATGTTTGAACAGTTTTGAAAAGACAGAGTACAAAATCGATCCATGATTGAATCTAATTGGTACAACGCCGATTACCTGATTAACGAATGTAAAATATAGACAATTTAAAAGGGAACAAAGCGATCTTTTGAGCTATAACTTTACCTTGCATGGGATGAAAATAACCATAATTTGTTGATGTTAACAGTCTGATGTTtgtttatctataatactaaaattacgaggtccaatttgtcagccgtcatcacgtaaaaacgacgaatcaaagaattcaactttatatacaactaatatagtacaaaggtgtagattaaaaattacaccactccaggcccttttgttttccacgtaattaatattgccaataattaggaagttccgggtcgagtccgataccgataccaatagtataatcacctgttacctattaccttatctgtacgttccgcatctgacaggcgcaccaccaaacggtgtattcaggattaatatgctatatacacgggtcataatcacagggttgacactactaaattgtcaaattgttacctattgtagtattttaatccgtaagactttctaagataacaatacgaatactaaaaatctggactaaaaataagtttcaatttgttagcgggcatgatgTAAAacaacgaatcaaagaattcaactttatttataactaatataggacaatgctgttgattaaaaaatactccattccaggaccttttgttttccaaataattaatattaccaataattgataagttccagttcgacgggttcaaacagaaagatttgaaagcagagaaaattgtgtatcttataatcggcatgacattatcagatgacagtactaatactaagataaggcttgcgcatagtgatatactttaattcagtcacggacccgcgatatcacgggtgtgttctagtattttcTATTTATGCTCTTGAGTTATGACCTCAGAATTTGGATGAGAATTTACGACGGCCTTTATACTGtttttatcttaataaaaaaaatttaagaagtttTGAGTACCAccaacatttcaataaaaaaaaaataatgcaaaaaagATGAAAAGCAGATGaagtttatgtaaaataattctTGCTTTACAAATCTATGAATATTATCCTTAAACAATTTGTACAATTATGAGCCaagattatttgatttgattaaaaaTGCAAGGTCCAAAAAGTATTTAGCACTTCTTTTGTGCATCTAAAAAGCAATCCATTGCATATATATGCTCTTGGTCATGCTATAAAGTCCACATTCACAACGTTACCACATTCTTATAATTACACAACCAGACTCAGTGGTCCAGTATTAAACTTAATAACTGGAGTAATTGACTGAAATGAGGAAGTTGTACAAATTTTTATGAACATGATCAAAATTCTTTAAGCTGAGTCTAGAAGTGTAATTTTATTACTAAAAGGAATTAAATTTACAACTtaatagtaatatatatatatatctgcattTCTTGCCAAAAAGTATGAAATAATGGTATATTCAACATCTATGCAAAGAGTGCCCTGCCCTTTACAAAAGCTGTAGGAAACACTATGTACTGTAACAGCTTAGGGGAGGGTTTTAACCTGGCCAgtttctgtatgtgcctgtcacaagtcaggagcctcttttagtggttgtcttttgttgctgtgtaacattagttttttgttggttttttttaatcaattgggcagcaagttttctcatttgcattAAATTAAATTTGTCAAGTTGGGGACTTTCAAGgccgactatgcagtatgggctttgatcattgttgaaggccatatggtaacctgtagttgttaatttctgtatcatttggtctcttgtgaagagttgtctcattggcaatcataacacatcttcttttttatatttgtttgttgcAACCATATTGAACAGggggcagatttttttttatagaggaGAAACTAGTATGAAAGTAAACGAAATCCTATGTAAATGTTTCCAAGCAACTGTTCtatttaaggattatgtacccgtgtgttgattcaatgctaaaaatatggaaattttatagaaaatccacagcctttctccttgtactctcatatttggcaagtTGATGCTTAATAGATAGAGGATATTTGaatgcagtgctagcaatgatttccttaaaataagtttatgaatatagatattggttaaaacaaataaatatgaacCAATTCAAGTACACATTAGGGTGGGCTCGGCAcaaggtgttttggaatttaaaggttgtttaggacttattgtaaacaaaaatttgtagCACAAATCATAACAAGCAATTAtatgattaaaattatataacaatcaaagagctgaatagctctgaggggaaagacggcccttgtttcaattattttcttttgttgtaaAAGAGAGggaggggggtatcttttgatagtcttcatataaagaatgaaaaaagaacaactagaacatgtagaaaggttgacaatattgaaatcaattgttgtttaatgtaattttgtttccttagtttaggattcaatttggaccatggaagagatctgcatcttctaaatctaaacattccaTTAAAGTTGATagtaaattatctaaaattcaactgagTTCTGTCATTCAAAAACGACtacaatatttttttggaatcttaattgtgtaccactgaactgcaggttAGGgccatatttcattttttgtgacagtactctaagatttttaatttttttcttaataagttaggactgaaaaatctattgagttttaaatttccattgataaagttcccagttacaactctcatcacagggatacaggtactaataaaaaacaatatgatcctacattttgaaatatttgtaaatttcacgAATAtgtaggtttaaactacaaaatgcaacatttttattttttttttctaccatTACAaaaattatgttggtacacaaaatttagttttaattgaAGACTACTAATCATATACTAACTGTCACAtttcagatacattaactttcattttattggataatttctcatcaattgaggtgctcctgaattagaggaagattctcaaaacaaaCTTTtacgtttctctccccaatctcatgtatccccacaatctttgtttactttgaaagttgttgacctgcAAATTATTGCATGTTTGAATCATCAACAGCAaacattaaatatgtttaaatccAACAAATACCATTTTTTAATTAGTGCACGAACTCTGAGAATTATttaataaccagtgaaggatatccctgcttctatGTAGTGTGGCATTCCCACAATGATGTCACTATTAAATATAACGTaagttggatatatttagaatatctcgtcataccgATTTTTGCGGAATGTAAAAGAAAcataaatagtgtaaaggagagttCAAGATACAGTAATTTcaagagaaacagaagggaaatgtgtaaaaaagtgtttaaagtcaatctatACATGTGTGTGTCTCCTTTTCAtcaatctcagtaagatttgttgggagGTTTCCACACTATCTAAACAAAATGAATGACGTGAGgggatgtcactctggtcaaccgcattggggattgacggcttcAAGCAGTCTTTCCTCAAAAATCTCTATATAAagtctgtggattttctacaaaatctttgttttatttttaccaaattctctttttctactgcaaattaatttaattattaaactataaataatataaataatgctTTGCACAAAGTGACCCCttagtatatgtacaaaatggcccatCTCTTTCATTCATTATCTtagctgttttgatactattgcagtttgaaaatttgtaattcacAGGCCACAGACAATGACAGAGAGGGTCATAACCCttaatttggataaaaattatgttttcaatattttccaACTATGGGGATGAATTATCTTACCTGCTTTAATTTTGGCTCTTTGTGACACTTATTACCTTGTTTCTGGTGtctatatcaatataatacagATATATTTAATACGGGCATTCTCAAAACAGATACATGCAACATGAGGCATCATCAATAATCATTGTAGATTCTCCCAAACTATTGTGACATACAAAATCAAAACTTTATGGAAAGTTGGACTATGTTTACAGTTTAATAATTCATTGAAGTATGTCATTTTCATTCTACATAAAGTATTTTATTTGTGACATGGACAGATGTTTACATCAAAAACAGACGAATATTCTAATCAGATTTGGGTATATTTCTTGCTACCTTTTATTTGAATCCAATAAAATGCCTCTATATTTTCGAGCTCCATAATCGAGACACACAATGAGAGCGTCCTCAATAGCATCTTCGATGGTTACTGGAAGCTTTGACCCCTtcgaaattattttattttgtcttctaGTCTCCGCCATATTTTCAGGGGAGCTCCATTTGTAAAACGCATGCGCGAGTAAAATATTTGCCCTGTTTTCTACGACAAAAACTTGTATAGAACAATCTTTTGTTGGCTTAAGTATTGTCTCAATGTTAATTGATATTCCAGAGTCGTATCCTTCTTGCTGTTCTGTAGTATCTTATGACATTTTTGACCAAATCACCAATTCGTGGTttaacaagggaaataactctgaatTCTTTAAAATTATTCCCTCCCCTTAACCTACAGTAGTGcacaaaaaaatccatttaaatttgggatctcgggatttcgggatcaggaccctacCTATCCCCCCTCCCCCTAGATTTATAGTCTAAAAGTAATCAGGCCTTGGTTTCCTTTCCCCTTTTAACCCACAGGCACTTGCCTCAGACAATTTTTTCCTATAGACCTTAATATAACAGGttatatattaaggtatatatatgggaatttttttttctgagacaagtgcctgtgtttttACCATATTAACTAAAATTATGCATTATTTTAAACACATAGAAAGATTAAAAGATGtattgtaactattttacatcaaAAAGAATAACTTCAgtagattaaaaaatatttttgttagtttTCCGAGGAACCAAGGATTTGTAACTATAGAAATTCTTTAAGGAACAAATCAAACTTTGTAAAAACACtcaggtaaggaacaaatctcaTAAATCCGGAATTTATTTCACCAGACCTGTAACGAACAAATTTCAGCAACCCGGTATTTATTTCACCTggtaaagtgtggaacttattttatagagatggaacaaattacaatgtatatatcaTCTGCCAAAAAAATGTGATAAGTCATTAGTAAGCCACACATTATCAATCATGACTTGATATATGCATGCATGTGCAGAATGGAACCACCCTAACAAAGCAACAAAACACAAATTGAGATGGTAAAGCGTAAGGGGCTTTCTAGACATGTTCATATACAAACAAATACCTAAGAACATCATCAGTTTATGCCATGATAAAACAGCTATTATTGTTATGCACATATGTACATTCACTGTCCTATGATCAATCTGCcgatacctatatatatatttggctTTGCAGAAGGTCGTAGTTTTCTCTGACTCGGTTAataacgtctttacactaaatgtccgaagttttgtatttttgttaattgtattatataaaaGTTGTCATCAATTTGATGAGTTACATTctttcaaagtatttttaaagttgttttttttttgtgtattctcACAATACTTGTCCCGGGTGCGGGAAAGGGTTTGGCGCAACATATTTAACCCCGACACATTCGGtttgtgcttgtcccaagtcaggtaaatcagtggttgtcatttgttggctgtacatataaatatttagttggtttattgttttgtacataaattaggtcgttataGTTTATCGTTTgaaatgtttcagaaaaaaaatttccccaccttagtagcaatataccaacttcacctgcatatgggatatatatttcccaacttattcgatattcaagagcttgcagctcctactcagactttgtaaaacgtcatcagtgtctgagtagaaagatgatgaaccaggggtatgtcaaagaacgtctcgccCTTTTTCTAAataagttcatcggaaggtaccaagaccttgttgataaatattccgtatcaacttcacaaataatacacgatggtcttgatgtatagattctgcgtactgatgttgtttatcatctcaacaacgtgttttatagttctttcatttgtctttgttgtattattaatattacttttactgttgaatggttttatgtgatatccgtttgacgtggctcggtacttgtacatctcgtcaatgtgaaacatgaaacatgaaaacttaattaaacgcctatttctacatatacaatatgtattcaatggcgttgtacataaatgacatataaaatacaaaaatacaatatgtatgtactataccaaaaattgaaaatatacactgtgatacacaagaaaaaagtcagaaaagttcaaaataattttcGAAATACAATGTTTTCAACCGACATTTAAAAGTATCCAAAGATTCAGAGTTTCTTACATTTGTACCCAGTTCATTCCACAATTTTGGCCCAATAGTACTAAAGCTTCTATctgaaaaagttttctttttgttatatggGACTGCATAACAACCAATAGATGACTCTGACGACCTTAATGAACGTTTCGACACTTGAGGATTTATATTAACAAATTGATCAAATATGACGGTGCATTTCCTACATGACAGTTGTACATATATGTTAAGATTTTGAATGTAATTCTGGCTTTGATCGGAAGCCAGTGTAAGTCAAACAATGCCTGCTTGGCACTATCATACTTAGAACGGTTTAACACAAGTTTGGCACACATATTCTGTATACGTTGCAATTTATATAAATCAGTTtgtgaaattccaaaaagtataacATTGCAATAATCTAAATGTGATATAACCAAAGATAAGACCAAAGTTTCAGTTGCTTCTTTCGATAGATAGGATCTTATGCACTTTATTTTGTAGTAGTTCATCATtgctgttttacattttttagttATATGGTCTTTGAAGTTTAGAGTCTCATCCAGAAAAGCTCCTAAGTACCGTatacatgtttttgattttataacatctCCACAAATGATTATTTCTTTTGTCTGACATTTAGAGAGTTGATGTCGACTGCCAAAGAGAATGAACTCTGTTTTCGCattgttcatttttagtttgttactgTTCATCCAGGTGTTTATATGAACAGCGCAGTCCTGTAAGTCACAAATTGCATCCATCTCATTCGTTAATGTTGGCACGAAACGTTTATTAGCAGTATGGTCGTCGGCAAATCCGTACACAGTAATAGATGGTGGAATAATGTCGAATAGAGTTCCGGCGTAGACTAAATAAAGCCAGGGACCTAAGCAACTTCCCTGTGGTACGCTACACTCAAGTTGTCGCTCTGATGATGTTGTAGAGCTGACATTTACACGACAGCT
The window above is part of the Mytilus galloprovincialis chromosome 4, xbMytGall1.hap1.1, whole genome shotgun sequence genome. Proteins encoded here:
- the LOC143071471 gene encoding PWWP domain-containing protein 2A-like, whose protein sequence is MAETRRQNKIISKGSKLPVTIEDAIEDALIVCLDYGARKYRGILLDSNKRNIPHGVCSRFKGAEGNGIETEDGNIEVPATYFRHTYMQHENKMKEHVPVKNVHKDKNTRQHIRLRPRQMLCNKCKAMCQETDKGIVPITAVPKQGTKPENTTNNKTTASPSKEGFRRRPSNQNLKAENHSVSKTIKLEKLPDKISMMNTNMTKASPFIKINIGAGTVLQIPPRLHGDEVDGVSNKGDSKSSEPKTVNQLDDSSHRKLKKLKFKELEKECENDSVAEHISADIYHHKKHKRKHKRKHEEELKNSADDMVKKCDENNDNLQYCDSNKQTIMSQRPRLLYTWRQNKGLSPRRDIDNTYNIKMSPQQSVQSIDKIDLKPRKEYRLRSREKSIEEVNESCVSSDSSHTSMSESDDNVIMSAGSEDDNEVQFNASSVNEDSQSSAEDNEEEEEEADGPPVELDENIEVLRPLMMKIQTRDVTKCIKTDGRTVQLGDIVWGKIKGFPWWPGRVLSITVSSRESGVVLRQLAHLAWFGSSTMSHIQCSDLYPFLEDFKVRYNKKKRGPYKMAIKQATIAAQSLTNTHHIDFTEFDL